The following proteins are encoded in a genomic region of Streptomyces lunaelactis:
- a CDS encoding ABC transporter ATP-binding protein: MAEIVLEGITKRYPDGALAVRDVNLTVGDGEFVILVGPSGCGKSTTLNMIAGLEDITDGTLRIGDQVVNEKAPKDRDIAMVFQSYALYPHMTVRENMGFALRLAKVDKATVKSKVEEAARILALTDHLDRKPANLSGGQRQRVAMGRAIVRNPKAFLMDEPLSNLDAKLRVQMRTQISRLQQSLGTTTVYVTHDQTEAMTLGDRVVVMRSGVVQQVGTPQHLYDAPRNLFVAGFIGSPAMNFLHATLEENALRTIVGDIPLAADVRRTLERQNAPRDVIVGLRPEAFEDAALVDPARAGTGTTFTATVDVVESLGSDVYAYFAEEDWQPTSTSELEELAADSGIAETGGSGHQVVTRLSTGTQVREGSRAELWVDTSRIHVFDPRNGANLTHQENNGG; the protein is encoded by the coding sequence GTGGCCGAGATTGTTCTCGAGGGCATCACCAAGAGGTATCCCGACGGCGCCCTGGCCGTACGGGACGTCAACCTCACCGTGGGCGACGGGGAGTTCGTCATCCTGGTCGGGCCCTCCGGCTGCGGCAAGTCCACGACGCTCAACATGATCGCCGGGCTTGAGGACATCACCGACGGCACCCTTCGCATCGGCGACCAGGTCGTCAATGAGAAGGCGCCCAAGGACCGCGACATCGCGATGGTCTTCCAGAGTTACGCGCTCTATCCGCACATGACCGTGCGCGAGAACATGGGCTTCGCCCTTCGCCTGGCCAAGGTTGACAAGGCCACCGTCAAGAGCAAGGTGGAGGAGGCCGCCCGCATCCTCGCCCTGACGGATCATCTGGACCGTAAGCCGGCGAATCTCTCGGGTGGACAGCGTCAGCGCGTCGCCATGGGCCGCGCCATCGTCCGCAATCCCAAGGCCTTCCTGATGGACGAGCCGCTGTCCAACCTCGACGCCAAGCTCCGGGTGCAGATGCGGACGCAGATCTCCCGCTTGCAGCAGAGCCTGGGCACCACCACGGTTTACGTGACCCACGACCAGACCGAGGCGATGACGCTGGGGGACCGCGTGGTCGTCATGCGCAGCGGTGTCGTCCAGCAGGTCGGCACTCCGCAGCATCTCTACGACGCGCCACGCAACCTGTTCGTCGCCGGGTTCATCGGCTCGCCCGCCATGAACTTCCTCCATGCCACCTTGGAGGAGAACGCCCTGCGCACCATCGTCGGCGATATTCCCCTGGCCGCCGACGTACGTCGGACTCTGGAACGCCAGAACGCGCCCCGGGACGTCATCGTGGGTCTGCGGCCCGAAGCCTTCGAGGACGCCGCACTGGTCGATCCGGCCCGGGCGGGGACGGGGACCACCTTCACCGCCACCGTGGACGTGGTGGAGTCCCTGGGTTCGGACGTTTACGCCTACTTCGCCGAGGAGGACTGGCAGCCGACCTCCACCTCGGAACTGGAGGAGCTGGCCGCCGATTCCGGCATCGCTGAGACTGGGGGCAGTGGCCACCAGGTCGTCACGCGTCTCAGTACCGGGACGCAGGTCCGCGAAGGCAGCCGGGCCGAACTGTGGGTGGACACCTCGAGGATCCACGTCTTCGACCCGCGCAACGGTGCGAACCTCACCCACCAGGAGAACAACGGCGGGTGA